Proteins encoded in a region of the Zea mays cultivar B73 chromosome 4, Zm-B73-REFERENCE-NAM-5.0, whole genome shotgun sequence genome:
- the LOC100281548 gene encoding Scarecrow-like protein 8, with protein sequence MEPAGAPWCDPGRGYGAGSAAEAPTLKGQQPQQLLLTPPRQDGAALKRSLGDVERWQQALYLRAVRQRVAVAAQSQMAHPPTDVGPVLAGATASPASYGFSRPPSSPFAGLSPQPSSTLSSLTTASHVETPPLLQRHTVAARELVLLQELEKHLLDDGDGEAEATGSACGSTVTSSAWGDTIQELNSLTAAPLASLPNNYSNTVPAMSRSPPSNSSSSTASSAASSSPAASTTASSRQLLSEAAAAVADGNHAAAAAHLAVLKTAANPRGDAEQRLVAMMAGALSSRIRRPPASHQHLAGLCGAEQRAEWQLLQHVSPCFGLALHGANLAILDAVADQRAIHLIDFDVSVAQHTALIDSLASRRVAGTCLKVTAVTDPTSPFTPALAQALAATGQRLKEHARQAGVEFRFRAVSCVAGEVEASRSRLGCDETGEALVVNLAFALSRVPDESVSPANPRDALLRGVRGLRPRVVTLVEQELGANTAPLAARFADACAHYGAVLESLDATLGRDSAQRARAEAALASKAANAVAREGPDRVERCEVFGKWRARFGMAGLRPVAIGQGVADRVKGRLGPAARPGFDVKLDSGRLAIGWMGRVVTVASAWR encoded by the coding sequence ATGGAGCCCGCTGGCGCGCCGTGGTGCGACCCTGGCCGTGGGTACGGCGCCGGATCGGCCGCGGAGGCGCCGACGCTGAAGGGACAACAACCGCAACAGCTGCTGCTGACGCCGCCGCGACAGGACGGCGCGGCGCTGAAGAGGAGCCTTGGCGACGTGGAGAGGTGGCAGCAGGCGCTGTACCTGCGCGCGGTGAGGCAGCGCGTCGCGGTCGCGGCGCAGTCGCAGATGGCGCACCCGCCGACCGACGTCGGGCCCGTGCTGGCGGGGGCTACCGCCTCGCCGGCCTCGTATGGTTTCTCCAGGCCGCCTTCGTCGCCCTTTGCCGGGCTCTCGCCGCAGCCGTCGTCGACGCTGTCGTCGCTCACCACGGCCTCGCACGTGGAGACGCCGCCGCTACTGCAGCGGCATACGGTGGCGGCCAGAGAGCTGGTGTTGTTGCAGGAGCTGGAGAAGCACCTACTagacgacggcgacggcgaggCCGAAGCGACGGGGAGTGCTTGCGGCTCCACGGTCACCAGCTCTGCGTGGGGGGACACGATACAGGAGCTCAACTCCCTcaccgcggcgcctctggcgtctCTACCCAACAACTACAGCAACACCGTGCCTGCCATGTCAAGGTCTCCTCCGTCGAACTCCTCGTCGTCCACGGCTTCGTCGGCAGCGTCGAGCTCGCCGGCGGCCTCGACGACAGCCTCGTCGAGGCAGCTGCTGTCCGAGGCCGCGGCCGCCGTCGCCGACGGCAACCACGCGGCCGCGGCCGCCCACCTCGCGGTCCTGAAGACCGCCGCGAACCCGCGCGGGGACGCGGAGCAGAGGCTGGTGGCCATGATGGCGGGCGCCCTGTCGTCTCGCATCCGACGCCCACCCGCGTCTCACCAGCACCTCGCGGGCCTATGCGGCGCCGAGCAGCGCGCGGAATGGCAGCTGCTGCAGCACGTCTCCCCCTGCTTCGGCCTCGCCCTCCACGGCGCCAACCTCGCCATCCTCGACGCCGTGGCCGACCAGCGCGCCATCCACCTGATCGACTTCGACGTCAGCGTCGCGCAGCACACCGCCCTCATCGACTCCCTCGCCAGCCGCCGCGTGGCCGGCACGTGCCTCAAGGTCACGGCCGTCACCGACCCGACGTCGCCGTTCACGCCGGCTCTGGCGCAGGCGCTGGCGGCCACGGGCCAGCGGCTCAAGGAGCACGCCCGGCAGGCAGGGGTGGAGTTCCGGTTCAGAGCGGTCAGCTGCGTCGCCGGAGAGGTCGAGGCGTCCAGGTCGAGGCTCGGGTGCGACGAGACAGGGGAGGCGCTGGTGGTGAACCTGGCGTTCGCCCTCTCGCGCGTCCCGGACGAGAGCGTGTCCCCGGCCAACCCGCGCGACGCGCTCCTCCGGGGCGTGCGCGGCCTGCGCCCGCGCGTGGTGACGCTGGTGGAGCAGGAGCTCGGCGCGAACACGGCGCCTCTGGCGGCGCGGTTCGCCGACGCGTGCGCGCACTACGGCGCGGTGCTGGAGTCGCTGGACGCGACCCTGGGGCGCGACAGCGCGCAGAGGGCCCGCGCCGAGGCGGCCCTGGCGAGCAAGGCGGCCAACGCCGTGGCGCGTGAGGGCCCCGACCGGGTGGAGCGGTGCGAGGTGTTCGGCAAGTGGCGCGCCCGGTTCGGCATGGCCGGGCTGCGGCCCGTGGCGATCGGCCAGGGCGTCGCCGACCGCGTAAAGGGACGGCTAGGTCCCGCAGCACGTCCGGGATTCGACGTGAAGCTGGACAGCGGCCGGCTCGCGATCGGGTGGATGGGGCGCGTGGTCACCGTCGCCTCCGCCTGGCGTTAG